In Campylobacter porcelli, the sequence TAGGTGTTGTTACTACTAAAACCTCTTTGTATTCTAAAAATTTGCTTGAAAATTTGGGAATTTTAAAATATTTTAGCGTTGTAATAGGTAGAGATGATGTAACTCACCCAAAGCCAAATCCAGAGCCGATTTTAAAGGCGTTAGAAGTAATTGGTAAAACTTCAAATATCTATATGATAGGAGATACACCAATGGATGCTAAAGCTGCTAAGAGTGTTGGTATTTTTAGTATCGGCGTTACTTGTGGATATGATAGTAGGGAGAATTTGGAGTTGATTTGTGATTATGTTTGCTCTAGTGCCTTAAATGCTATAGAGTATATTATAGCTCA encodes:
- a CDS encoding HAD family hydrolase, whose translation is MSNKPTILFDLDGTLIDSTEAILNGFYKAFKEHNLTQPTKKQICSLIGHPLEYMFASLGVPKHLIDSFILIYKDDYRQNYLSQTTLLPGGFEAVSKASKFANLGVVTTKTSLYSKNLLENLGILKYFSVVIGRDDVTHPKPNPEPILKALEVIGKTSNIYMIGDTPMDAKAAKSVGIFSIGVTCGYDSRENLELICDYVCSSALNAIEYIIAQNIVNL